The window GGCCATATGCTCGAACTCTACGAGCCGACGCCGCAGCTGACCGGGTTCTACGATTTCGTCGCCGCCGCCGCGCAGGGCTGGGACGGGACGGATCTGATCCGCGAGTTGGGTTAGGCCCCAGCCAACCCCGGCAGATCGACCAGCGCCGCGCGGCATTCGGCGTCGGCCAGCGCTGTCACCACCGAAAAGGCGACAAACCCCGGCTCGCCCAGATGGGCGACCACGGCGGCGGCCTCTTCATCGGTGATCGCGGTATGCTCGAACGGCATCCGGCGGGCATAGGCGATTGCCGCGCGCGTGCCCTCGTCGAGGGCGCTCTCGTCGATCGGCGCGGCATCGATGCCGTGGACCGTGGCGACCGCCTGCTTGACGAGCGCGACCAGCGCCGGATCGAGCGCGCCCTCGGAGCGGTTGCGGAAGGTGGCGTAGTGCTCGGCCAGCACCGGATCGCTCGCCAGCGCGGCGCAGACGGCGCTCATTCTGCTGCCTCCAGCACCGCGGGCGTGGGCAGCACTGTGCGGTCCATCGCCTCCGGCTCCAGCCCCATCGTGATCAGCGCCTTGGCAAGCGCAAGGAACAGCGTCACGCCCAGCCCCAGCTCGGCGATCTGCGCCGGCGTGAGGTGGCGCTGCAAGGCCGCTCGCGCATCGCCGTTCAGCAGTTCGGGATCATGGATCAGCGCATCGGTGAACTTCAGCACCGCCTTTTCGGTGTCGGTGAGCTTGGCGCTGGTCTCGTAACCATCGGTGATGTCGTCCAGCACCTCCTCGCCAAGGCCCTGCGCCACGGCCTTGTCGAAACGGACATTGCGGCAGAAGCCACATTCGGTGACCCGCGCATTGCGCATCCGCGCCACTTCCTTGATCCGCGCCGCGAGCACATCCGAGCCCCAGAACCGGCCATAGAGCGCGAAGAAACTTTCCGCGATCGCTGGCTGGTGCGCCAGCACCGAACCGAAATGCGCAGGCTCTCCCGCAATGGCCGAGGATACGCGGGGTGTGGTCGACATGTGGTGTCTCCTTTGCCCGCAAAGATAACAGGCGGTGCAGCTGCGTTACCCTCGCCATTTTCGCAGGGGGGAAGGCCGCCGCACGCATGGCAAAAGAACAAGAAACCAACCGAGGGAGTGAGCACATGCCCGGCGAAGCACAGCGCGTGATCGAGGAATTCTGGCGCATCCAGGATGATGGCGACTACACCAAACTGGTCGATCTCTTCGCCGAGGACGCCTTCCTCGAAGACCCGATCTGGGGCCAGTATCGCGGGCGCGATGCGATCCTCGGGTTCATGACCACGATGGTCAAGGAAATGGGGACACGCAAAGTCCACTTCACCGTCGACGAGATCTGCGGCGATGACCACGCCGTCTGGGCACGCTGGACGATGCACATGGACGGCCACGAACCGCGCGGCGGCGTGGGCATCTACAAGGTCGAAGGCGGCAAGATGACCTATTACCGCGACTACATGGACCCGGCGGGCGAGTAGCAATCAGTCCCTCCCCGTCCCGAAGGGATGGGGAGGTGTCGCCGCGGAGCGGTGACGGAGGGGTAAGGCGGCACGGCGGAAACCCTCCGTCAGCCGCCTTTGGCGTCTGCCACCTCCCCATTCGCTGCGCGAGCGGGGAGGGACTTTCACATCACATCCGCCGGTAATCCGGATGGCCGCTTTCCCGCAGATCGAGCATCGGCAGCGGGAAGGCGGCGTTGGGGCTGGCATCGGGCTGATCGGGCATCGCCATGGTCCAGTCCATGATGTAGCGGCGGCTCGAAATCCGCCACTCGCCCTCTCGCTTCTCGTAGGTATCGAGATAGCGCCCGCCATACATGTTGCCCTTGTAGGGCTCCTCGCCCTCGCGGCGGAAACCAAGCGCCACGCCGTAGCATTCGCCCTCCGCGGTGGTGGCCGAGGTTAGCTTGACCGATAGCGGCGCAAGCAGGTGCCAGCGCCGCCCGGTCGAGCGTTCCACCGCCATCACCACCGGCACAAACTCCGCCGCCGTTCCCTTGAAGAAGCCGTAGTCGATCGCGGCATCGGGCCAGTAGCACCCCGCCTGTCCCTCGTCGTCGAGCCAATCGAGGGTGCGCGAATAACGCGCGATGAGTTCCTGGATCGCCTGCTTGTCGAGCAGCTCTTGCAGCACAGCTTCCACGTTCATGCGCGCGCACTCCACCAGGCCGGGATCGACAACGGGAAGCGTTCCTGCGCGATTGTCATGTTCTCCGAGGCATCGGCGGGCAGCGCCGGATCAGCGGTGTGCGGGAGGCCCCCGCCCGCGCCTTCCACGGGGTCGATATATTCGAGTTTGATCCCCGCCAGCACGTCGGCGAAGTCATGGCCTTCGTGATGGTCCGACATCTGGTGATGGTAGAAGGCCCATTTGTCCTTGAAGCTCAGCAGGCAGTAATAGGACAGCGGCTCCTGCCCCTTCCAGTATTCGTAGCGGATCACGCCTTCTTCGGTGGCGAAGGTGTGGTGGACCATGTCGCGCATGATCGCCTCCCACTTCTCCTCCTTGCCGGGCTGGATGGTGATGTGCGCAAGCAATGTGGCCATGTGCGGGCTCCCTTCAGGCGGGTGTGAGGTTCAGAAACAGTCGGAAGATGCCGAGCATGATCCCACCCTGATGGCGGAAATCATTGCCGGGCGCGTAGGCGAGATCGGCGAAGGCATCGGCGAGGCGATCCCATGCGATCATCTGTTCGAGGCGCGAGATGTTGGAGCCGGGGCATGAGCGCGGCCCCTGACTGAAGGCGAGGTGGCGCGTGGCCGCCTTGCGGTCGAGCTTGAGGTCGAGCGGGTCTTCGAATTCCTCGGCATCGATATTGGCCGCCGCCCAGCGCAGGTGGAGCATTGATCCGGCAGGCACCGCCACGCCCTGAAACACCTCGTCATGGGCGCAGATGCGGGTCGAAAGCCCCTGCGTGGGCGAACGCAGCCGCATCCCTTCTTCGATGAAAGTGCGGATTGCGGCTCGATCCCCGCGCAATGTGCCGAACATCCCCGGCCGCTCGCACAGCAATTGCGCCTGTTCGGCCAGCGCATATTGCGTCGTCTCCAGCCCGCCGATCACCATGGCGTAGACCACGCCGTTGATCTCGTCGTCGGTGAGCTTGCGCCCCAGCGCGGCATATTCCACCTGCGTGAGGAAGCTCACCATGTCGTCCTGCGGGTTCGCGCGCTTCTCGCGGGTTTGCTGCGCGACATATTCCTTCATCCCGGCAAGCAGGCGAAACTTCTCGGACGCTTGTTCGGGGGTGAGGATGTTCTTGTGGGTCGTCCCGATCACATAGGACATGACCTGCGCATTGCCCCATTGTTCGAGACGCGGGATATCCGCGAGCGGGAAGCCCAATACGCTCGCCATCACCCGCTGCGGCAGAGGGCGGGCGAAATCGGCGACGAAGTCCACCGGTTCCCCCCGCTGCGCCTGCTCCAGCATCCCGGCGATCAGATCATCGACATGACCGGTGATCATCGCCGCGTGCCGCGTGCAGCCGGGGCCGACCCACGGATCGGTCAATTCCTTGCGATGCGCGCGCCACATTTCGGGATCGGGCCGCAGCGAGACGATCGAGGCGACCATCGCGTCGATATCGGGAATATGCGTCGGCATCTCGCCCGATTGCTGGATATGCGCGACCAGCAGCGAGAGCGTGGGCGGGAAGCGGTCCCAGTCCATCACCACGCGGCGGACATCTTCGTATTTGGTGAGCACGAAGGCGTCGCTGCCGGGCGTCAGCCCCTCGCCCGCAAGGCGCTGCACCGGCGCTTCGGCATGCAGGATCGCGTAGGCATCGTACCAGTGCTCCTGCGCACCGGGGGCGAACAGATCGACCTCGTCCAGCGAGCGCGGCGCGCCCTCGATATCGCCTCGCAAATCCGCCTCTCCCCTGCGGGGCGGCTCGCCTGCTTAGCGAATCCGCCAATTGCTGATGCACAGCTTGTCCCGCAGCCTCTCCCTTACGGAAACGGGCTATTTTGTGAGGCCCCTCGGGAGAGAGACGTGAGCCGCATCACCAAACTGGCGCCAGAGCAATGGGATCAGCGCCTTGTCCGCGCGATCCGGCCGGAAAACCTGACCGATCTCGAACAGGGGCTGACGCGCTATTTCGCGCATTGCCCGGAACAGGCGCTGGGGCTGATGGCTTTCGGCGGGGCGCTGAAGATGAACCGTTCGCTGCCCGAACGGCTGGTGGAACTGGTGCGGCTCAGGGTCGCCTTCTTCAACCAGTGCCGTTCGTGCATGGCGATCCGCTACACCGATGCGGTCGCCGACGGGGTGACCGAGGGGCTCGTCTGCTCGCTGGAACGCCCGCAGGAAGCAGCTGACCTCTCCGCCGCCGAGAAAGCCGCGATCCGTTACGGCGAGCTGATGGCGACCGATCACCTCGCGATCGATGATGCGATGTACGAGGAACTGCGCCAGCACTTCACCGAAGCGCAGATCGTGGAACTGGGCATGACAGTCGCCTTCTTCGTCGGTTTCGGGCGGCTCGCCGCGACGTATCACATGGTCGAGGAACTGCCCGAGGCGTTCCGCAAGGCCGAGAAAATCGCGCCTTGGGGCGCAGAAAAGATCCAGGTGCGCTGATGAACACGCCAACCATCAACCTGTTCGATCCCGCGCTGCAGCAGTGCCCCTACGAGGCCTACAAGACCCTGCGCGACGAGGCGCCGGTCTACAACATCCCCGGCACGCAGATCTATGTGGTCAGCCGTTATGACCACGTGCGCGAGGTGCTGATGGATCCGGCGCGCTTCCCCTCTACGGCGGCAAACGAGCTGATGCGCGCCAGCCCCACCGATATGGAGCGCGGGCGCAAGGTGGCCGAGCGCTTCAAGGCAAATGGCTGGCTGCCCGCGCCGACGCTGGCGGGGCGCGATGACCCCAACCACAAGCAGATGCGCGCGATGTTCAACGAGGCGTTCAAGCCCAGCCGCATCAAGGACATCGACCCGCGCGTCGAAACCCTCGCTTACGAGCTGATCGACGAATTCATCGCTGATGGCCGCTGCGACTGGGTGCGCCAGTTCTGCGTGCCGCTGCCGCTGTTCATCATCGGCGAGCAGATGGGCGCCAAGCGCGAGGACATGTGGAAGATCAAGGGCTGGACCGACGCCTTCTTCCACCGCATCTCGCTGATGCTGCCCGAGGACAAGCACCTCGAAATGGTCGACCGCGAGATCGAGGCGCAGCACTATTTCCAGCCGATCTTCGAACGCCTGCGCGAACATCCCGATGGCAGCCTCATCTCGGTGCTGGTCAACACCGTGATCGAGGGCTGGGACCGGCCGCTGAACGACAACGAACTCCACGCCGAGATGATGGCCGACACCTTCGTGGGCGGCTCGGAAACCACCACCAATGCGCTCGCGGCGGGTATGAAGCTGCTGATCGAGAACAAGGATGTGTGGGCCAAGCTGAAGTCCGATCCCGACAAATATATGCGCAATTTCGTCGAGGAGGTGCTGCGTCTCGAAAGCCCGGTGCAGAGCCTGATGCGCTTCACCCACAAGGATGTGGAACTGGACGGAGTGACGATCCCGGCAGGCTCCGTCGTCA is drawn from Erythrobacter sp. and contains these coding sequences:
- a CDS encoding carboxymuconolactone decarboxylase family protein, producing MSRITKLAPEQWDQRLVRAIRPENLTDLEQGLTRYFAHCPEQALGLMAFGGALKMNRSLPERLVELVRLRVAFFNQCRSCMAIRYTDAVADGVTEGLVCSLERPQEAADLSAAEKAAIRYGELMATDHLAIDDAMYEELRQHFTEAQIVELGMTVAFFVGFGRLAATYHMVEELPEAFRKAEKIAPWGAEKIQVR
- a CDS encoding cytochrome P450, with the translated sequence MNTPTINLFDPALQQCPYEAYKTLRDEAPVYNIPGTQIYVVSRYDHVREVLMDPARFPSTAANELMRASPTDMERGRKVAERFKANGWLPAPTLAGRDDPNHKQMRAMFNEAFKPSRIKDIDPRVETLAYELIDEFIADGRCDWVRQFCVPLPLFIIGEQMGAKREDMWKIKGWTDAFFHRISLMLPEDKHLEMVDREIEAQHYFQPIFERLREHPDGSLISVLVNTVIEGWDRPLNDNELHAEMMADTFVGGSETTTNALAAGMKLLIENKDVWAKLKSDPDKYMRNFVEEVLRLESPVQSLMRFTHKDVELDGVTIPAGSVVNVRYGAANRDERFFECPEKLDLDRPKAGAHMAFGSGTHHCLGAPLARRELTWGFQAVVDRFEDMDFAPGENDFTYHPHFLLRSLKQLNITFIPRKR
- a CDS encoding nuclear transport factor 2 family protein, producing MNVEAVLQELLDKQAIQELIARYSRTLDWLDDEGQAGCYWPDAAIDYGFFKGTAAEFVPVVMAVERSTGRRWHLLAPLSVKLTSATTAEGECYGVALGFRREGEEPYKGNMYGGRYLDTYEKREGEWRISSRRYIMDWTMAMPDQPDASPNAAFPLPMLDLRESGHPDYRRM
- a CDS encoding cytochrome P450, with the translated sequence MRGDIEGAPRSLDEVDLFAPGAQEHWYDAYAILHAEAPVQRLAGEGLTPGSDAFVLTKYEDVRRVVMDWDRFPPTLSLLVAHIQQSGEMPTHIPDIDAMVASIVSLRPDPEMWRAHRKELTDPWVGPGCTRHAAMITGHVDDLIAGMLEQAQRGEPVDFVADFARPLPQRVMASVLGFPLADIPRLEQWGNAQVMSYVIGTTHKNILTPEQASEKFRLLAGMKEYVAQQTREKRANPQDDMVSFLTQVEYAALGRKLTDDEINGVVYAMVIGGLETTQYALAEQAQLLCERPGMFGTLRGDRAAIRTFIEEGMRLRSPTQGLSTRICAHDEVFQGVAVPAGSMLHLRWAAANIDAEEFEDPLDLKLDRKAATRHLAFSQGPRSCPGSNISRLEQMIAWDRLADAFADLAYAPGNDFRHQGGIMLGIFRLFLNLTPA
- a CDS encoding nuclear transport factor 2 family protein; amino-acid sequence: MPGEAQRVIEEFWRIQDDGDYTKLVDLFAEDAFLEDPIWGQYRGRDAILGFMTTMVKEMGTRKVHFTVDEICGDDHAVWARWTMHMDGHEPRGGVGIYKVEGGKMTYYRDYMDPAGE
- a CDS encoding antibiotic biosynthesis monooxygenase family protein; translated protein: MATLLAHITIQPGKEEKWEAIMRDMVHHTFATEEGVIRYEYWKGQEPLSYYCLLSFKDKWAFYHHQMSDHHEGHDFADVLAGIKLEYIDPVEGAGGGLPHTADPALPADASENMTIAQERFPLSIPAWWSARA